GAAAGAGCTGTGAAAAAAGATTCGGCAAACGAGTCTATAATGTATGTGAGTTTTAACAGTATTGCCTTTGGAGCATTTCATCATACACCCTACCAGTACGCCTGGGGTGGAATAGGAGTAGATCCTGCTATGAATCCGTGGTTGAAGCAATACACAAATTATTCCGGGCAAAGGCGTCTGGGAATTATTCCTCTGGATTTTTATAACAATGGGGGAGGAAATCCCATTGAAACCGGGCTTGTTGAAAATATTATTAAGTCAAACCATTAATCAAAACAAAAAAGAGAAACTTGAACGTTTCTCTTTTTTGTTTTGATTAAATATTCTGTTAATTTTCCAATACAGGAATAATGTGATCCCATTTCAATTGTTTTGCATAGTCTAAAGCTGTTTTTCCATTTCCGGATAGAATATTTTTATCGGCTCCGGCCTTCAAAGCAACCTTTACAGTGGTGAGATTTCCTGCAATAGTCTCTCTGTGAAGAAGAGTCAGACCATGGTCGTCAATATTGAGGATTTCATCAGGATATTGTTGCAAGAACTTATCGAATTCATCCTTCATATTTTGGCTCATAGGATGTTCAATAAGGTTTTCAGGGTTTTCTTTCTGGTTATTAACCACCTGAATGTCGTTGAAGTCACCAAAGTCGAGCTGCCAGGCTTCATCATGATCCTTTCTTTCTGCCTCAGACATATCAGCACGCATTTTCTGAATCGTAAATCCACCGTAGGTTTTCGGAAGTACGGGTGATGATGATGAAAAGAGTTTGGAGAGTCCTTTAGGCTTCTGCACATTCGGAGTTATCGCAAAAAGCCAGTCGGTAAGATGACTTAAAGGGATCTCTACATAATCGCCCACCTGAATATTTTTAAGCTCATTAGGTTCATTGATCAGGTAGCCTTTGATACTGTTACCGTCAAAAAAAACTTCGTTGATCCACATATGCTCAGCAAGATTTTCTCCTGTCTGTTCATCCTGCTCTTCAAAAAGAGTCTTTACACAGGCTACATCAAGCCCGGGGATAATTCTTCTGTATTCCCACGATTGCTCACGCCAGAAATACTTAAAAGTATCCTGTGCTTTTTGATAGGCTTTAATCATTTCCGGGTCATTTCCGTCTGCAAAAAAAACTGGACTGTCTTCCATTATAATAAATTGTGATTAGGTGATAAAAAAATAATTATTTTTGATAGGCTTCCTTAGGTAATAATGTGGCGGTTCTGTAATAGCTGATGTCGGATGAAAATTGTTCCTGAAGATCCTGAAAGGTATCATAATCATAATGTTTCCAGTTTTCCTCGTGGTCAGGATCAGAAGTTTTGTCGATGGCAAGTTCCAGTTTCCCGTCTTCCTGATAGCTGCATTCTATCGCTGCATATATTTCTCCGCTTTGATCAGATGTATACCAGCATTTAACCGTTTTTTCAAGTTGGGGCTCGGCTGTTTCATTGTCAATAACCTGAGAGCATATAAAATTTTCAGGATCATCTGTTTTGAAGACAGTCTTTGATATTAAAGGCATATCATCTACAGAAAGCGAGTAAAGTTTGTTGGTAGAAATAATAAAATGACCGCTTGTTTCTCTTTTTTCAATATCAAAAAAGTCAGATTTTTCTTTCAGGTAATCCAGTACCTGTTCCTCGTTTTCGTGATCACTTAGAAAGTAGTTGATATTGTATATACTATCTTCACTGATGAATTCTATTTCTTTCAGGAAATCCGAACCTTTGTCATAGTAATACAGATGATATTCATTTAGCTTCGCAGCATTGCTTTTGGATATGACTTCTCCAAAAATGTTTTTGTACACTTTTTTCATTTTTAATCATGTTAGTTAGTTTCATTTATTAGTTTAAGTGGTATGAAGCAAAGATAAGTTTCTTTTTTATCTTATCCTTTAGTGTATATTAGTATAATTTTCATAAGGATTTCATATATCCTTTATAAAATCCTCATATTCGTAGTAAAACCTTTCAAATCCGTCCATTTTGTCGTAAAAGAATTCAAAAATTTCTTGCCATGTGTTTTTGTTAAATACTGATACACTGTGTTTTTCTACCCAGATTCTGCTAATAACTTTGCCATTTTCCAGGCTGTAATATTCTTCTTTATGAAACTCTCCGATGAAGTCTTTTAAAATATCTTCCAGCGACCAGATTTTTTCATAGTAAGCATTCCGGAAGATTTCATCTTTCATTTCAATATCTAACGATACTTCTACTTTTTTATTATCTGCAGAGAATTTGAATGCCATATCCTTGACTTTGGTATCATAGAGAATCCATTTTCTTGGAAAAGATTTTCCAAAAGCTGTCCAAAAGTCTTTTTTTAACTGCTGTGCTTCTTGTTTACTGAACATAAGACAAACATAATGATTTAATGGGAAAAAGGCAAAATTGTTGGGACAAAGAAAGCGGATAAGGGGACGTAATTTATTTTAAACCTTATTTAGCCAATTTATTACTCGTCATAAAAATAAAGTCTAATGAAATAAGATTCTGGAGAACCGTTTTTTGTTGCAATAAAAGGTGAGGGGAGTAGGGTTTTGTGTATAATGTGCTTATTTTCAATTTTTTATAGCTTCTGGTCTTCTTTATTTTTTCTACTTTTCTAACCTTTTTCAAATATTAAACAATTTTCTTACTTTTGCTGTAATGCTTTCAAAAAAATCTCAATATGCGTTTAAGGCACTTTCATATCTTGTAGAAAAAAGAAATGAAGGACCTATTCTTATTTCCGAAATCGCGGAACACAAAAAGATTCCTTTAAAGTTTTTGGAAAATATTCTGCTTGAACTGAAAAAAGCGGAGATTCTCGACAGTAAAAAAGGAAAAGGGGGAGGATATTTCCTCAAAGAAAAGCCTGAAAATGTAAAACTGGCCAAGATTATCCGTCTTGTAAACGGCCCTATTGCCATGCTTCCCTGTGTAAGTCTGAATTTCTATGAAAAATGTGAAGACTGTAATGAAGATCACTGCGGGCTCCATGATGTACTGATCGAAGTTAGGGATGCCTCTTTAAATATTTTAGAGAAAAAAACTTTAATGGATCTGGTTGACTAAACCTGATCCTTTTTTTTGAATTGATAGTCTATCTTTTTGGTAGGATAATTATTTTATCAGATATTTGCAATGCTTCAGCTTTATCTCATGCGGATAATGGATGAAGATGTAAATACACCGAAACGATATATTATATATGGTAATTTCAAGAAAAGTCCAGGTAAGGCTTAACTTACTTTTTGTAACCGTAGCAATTTTAGGTATTGCCGTATTTTCTATGTACGAATTAGGGTATCTGGATGAGCTTTTAAACATATTAGCCAAAGACAATTATATTTTCTACTGGATGCTGTTAGTAGGTGTTTTTGCAGAAATTGTTGCAGGATCTATGGGAATGGGCTACGGCGTAATTTGTACAACGACACTTTTACTCCTCAATATTCCCCCACATATTGTAAGTGCCAGTATTCATTCTGCAGAAAGTTTTACAACGGCTGCAGGAAGTGTAAGCCATATCAAACTTAAAAATGTAAGTAAAAACCTGGTTAAGAAACTGGCGATTCCTGCTGTTATCGGTGCCGTTATTGGAGCTGTTTCCTTAACATATCTGGGAGAATATTATGCCAAAATTACAAAAACACTTATTGCATTTTATACATTATATCTCGGGATACAAATCTTATCAAATGCTTTCAAAGGAAAACAAAGTAAGGCACTGAAAAGAAAAACAAACCTCACAAGACTTGGTATAATCGGTGGTTTTATAGATTCATTCGCAGGAGGAGGATGGGGGCCTCTGGTTACCGGAACCCTGATCAAAAATGCCTTTACCCCCAGATTTGCAGTAGGAAGTTCTACCGTAGCCAAGTTTATTCTGACTGTAACTGCTGCAGTTACTTTTTTCTTTACCCTTGGTATTCAGCATTGGAACATTATTCTCGGGCTTTTGATAGGAGGAATTATAACGGCTCCTTTTTCCGCTATGCTTACCGCCAGACTTCCTGTGAAGAAGATGTTTCTGATGATTGGACTTCTAGTGATTATCATGAGTTCCATAACTATTTATAAATCAGTTTTCAATTAAAAAACATGTTAAATGTTCAAAAATAAAAGCGTTAAAAATATATTTGGTTTTGAAAATATTCTACTTTTACATCACTAAATATTAGAACATGAATTTACATATCATTGCACTCTTTAAGTTTAATGAAAACTATCTGATGGATGCGGTAGAGCTGTTTCAGAACCTTGTGAAAGAAACAAGAAAGGAAGAAGGCTGCCTGCAGTATGACCTTATTGAAGATAAAGATAATAAGGGGACTTTTTTCCTTATTGAGCTATGGGAGAGTGTAGAACACCACAACAGACATATAGGGCAAGATCATCTGCTGGATTTCCGTAAAGATGCTTCCAGAATGATGGAGAGCTCGACGGAAGTTTATAAAGGATTTAAAATCTATTAAATAATATAAAAGGCGGTTTCAAGAAGTTGAAACCGCCTTTTTATTAGAAAAAATAGAAAGTATTAAAATAAAAAATTTATTTCACGATAAGCTTTTTCGTTTCCGAACTGCCTCCGTAAGTGATTTTTACAAGGTAATTACCTGAAGTAAGATGTGATAGGTTCAGATCTTGTTTGTAGAACCCAGCCTGGTTAGACAGTTCCGCGGAATAAACCTGCTTACCGGTAAGGTCATAAACTTCCACATTACCTTTATTGCCTGCTTTTTGTTTTACATCAAACAATACGGTAACATGTTTGTCAGAAGTTGTTGGATTAGGATAGATTCCGAAGCTTGCATTTTTACCTACCTCAGTGATACCTAATGTTTCAGTAATTTTTTTGTATTTGAAATACATATTTCCTGTAGTGGCTCCTCCGTTGGTTGTGAAGTACATTCTGTAGTAATCACTTCCTTTTTTAACGTAGTATACTACATCGTTTTTTACTGTTCCAATCCCTTTCCAGGAGTGCCCTACAGTTGTTATAGCAGATGAGAAAGCGGTACTTGCAGGTATGCTGTACGCAGCTGTCTGCTGTGTTTCCGGCTGTACCATGGCAACTTTGATATTTGGACTTTGAATAGCTCCTGAAAGAGGATACATCTGAAGACCATTGTAAAAAGTATAATATTTTGTAAATACCAGATCCCAGGCATTTTTGGAAGGTTCCATATTAGGAACTTTTGCTCCGGTGTCGAATGAGAAATAATTAAAGAAGGCATCATCAGTTCCGTTGGTAATTGTTCTGGTCTCCGTTTGCCCCCAGGTACTTCCGTTCCATTTAGAATACTTAAATGTATAACCTGCAAATGCGTCTAAAATTGCAAATTTGATATAGGCTCCGTTTGAGTATTTTAAAACAAAAATTGCTTTTCCATCAATATGATGATTTAATGTATTGTATACTCCCCATCCTGTTGCCGGAAGAAATGGATCAGTAATCGGTCCCTGTTCGAAGGCTCCCTGACTCAAATCTGTTGTCTGATCCGGGTTATAAAGAGGTGCTCCCCAAGAAGATTCATTACTTATACTGATAGTATCCCAGTCTGCCAGATTGGTTGAAGCTGCATATACTTCAATATCTTTAGCATCATTAATTCTTGATCCAAATGCAAAGTTTGAATTTCTATAAAAAGCAACATCCCATGTATTAGCAGGCTGAGGAACCATATTACCATCTTCCAGATTAACAAATACACGGTTTTGGTATCCGCTTCCCATAGACATATTTACTTGTGTATACCCTAATGCATCAGTTTGCGCTAAAACAGTCTGCTGAACCGTTAGAGCAAGCATCGAAGCCAAAAATAGTTTTGTTTTCATAATTTAATTTTTTTGAATCCTTATTTAGAATTATTCTACAAAAGTATATAATTATTTTTAATCAGTCTAAATAAAAACATGATTTTTGTCGTGTTCACTTTTGATATAAAGTTTTCGGGGAGAATAAATAAGTGTTAATCATCATTCTTACCACTGGTTATTATTATGATAGCGGCAGGACTATCTTTTCATAAAAAAAGCCGGCTGGAAATCTTCCAGCCGGCTTTATAAAGGTATATGATTGTGTAATAAACCTTATTTTTTGATGAACTTAGATTGTACTACTGATCCCTCTGCAGTTTCAATAAGAACATAATAAACTCCGGTTTGAAGTGTACTGATGTCAAATCTTTGTCCATTAAGCTTCCCTTCTGTAGCTTTCTGCCCGGTAGCAGAGTAGATCTGGATATTTTTTGGCGCTTTTGCTGTAACAAATTCCAATGCCGTGTTCTCTGAATTAACAGCAAATTGCAAAGCATTTTTCGTTTTAACATGATCAGAAACACCTAGTGTACCGCTGGCAGCAGTTAATACTACATCATCCATACGCAATGCCACGTGGACTGTAGATGCTGTGAACTTGAATGCGATATATTGGTATGAAGACTGTTGTACATTGAAAGTTGTCGTAGCATCTGTACTTGATGTAAGGTTTACAGTAGTTCCGATAGGAGTAAAAGTAGACATATCTGAAGGGCTTGCTACAAGACCAACTTCAAGAGTACCCGTTCCTCCTGGCGTACCACCAATAAGAGCCGAAGTGAATGATAAAGTCTGAGTACCATTTGGAGCAACAATTTGTGGAGTTATCAAATAAAATGCCTTACTTCCTGCAAAAAATGAATAAGCCTGAACAAAATTGTTCCCAGTTCCCGGTTCTACTGTAAGCATTGGTACCCAGCTAGGATTAGCAGGATTAGATGAAGCAGGAATTACTGTACTCCATCCATTTTGAGGTAATGATGCCGTACCGGTAGTGAAAGAACTGAAAGTTTCATTTATTGAAGATACTTGTGCATTTGCTGTGAAAGCCGTAAACATTAATGTTCCTAAAAGTAGTTTTAATTTCATGACATTATTTTTATTTAGAATTATTCTACAAAAATAAGTATTAATTTTTAACTATTCTAAATAAAGCATTATATTTGCCAAAATTTTTACTCTATGAAGAAGAAGGTGCTTTCCGTTCTATCATTATCCATAGTATTATGGATGAGTGCACAAGAAAAAGATTCTCTTAATCAGAAGAAAATAGAAGAAGTTGTCGTTACAGGGCAATATACCCAGCAATCTATTAATAAATCTATTTATAAAGTTGAAGTAGTTGATGCAGAACAAATTAAAAGAATGGCTGCCACCAATGTAGCCGACGTTCTGAATCAAAGCTTAAATATTCTTATCACATCAGATCGTAACTCAGGTAATTCTACGGCAAGTCTTATGGGACTAGGTGGAGAATATACTAAAATTCTGGTAGATAATATTCCTATCGTTGGAGATATAGGTCTAGGAAATAATATAGATCTTACAAAACTGAATGTAAATAATGTTGAACGTATTGAAATTGTAAGAGGCTCCATGGGAGTAGATTACGGAAGTAATGCAGTAGCAGGGGTTATTAATATTATTACCAAAAAGAATAGCACCAAAAAGTTGACCCTCAATGCTTCTGTACAGGAAGAAACGGTAGGTAAAGAGTATGATTTTTATAAAAAAGGAGAAGGAAGACATATACAAACATTGAACATAGGGTATAATATTGATGAACACTGGTATGTAGGGGCAAATATTAATCATAATGATTTTCAGGGATTCAAAGGAACTCAGGAAGGATATAAATATTTTGGACAAGATAAAAAAAGAGGATATCTGTGGCAGCCTAAAGACGTATTGAATGTTGATGGTATTGTACGATACAGTAAAAATAAAACGTCCATATTCTATAAATTCGGTTTTGTCAGCGAAAAGCTGAACTATTATAATCCAATTGTTGGAGAACTTTATTTAGGCGAAGGAAACAGAACTTATGTTTCTACAGACAGAGATTACCTTACTACAAGATATGTGAATCAGCTTAATGTTCAGACGAAGTTAGGGGCGATCAATTATACCGGAGATTTTTCTTATCAGACTCAGGACAGAAAATACAGAGATTTCACCTATGACGTTCCAAAACGTGAGGTAAGAGGTGATAAGAATGAGTACCAGTCATACAACAAAGCAGATATTATTTATTCAAGAGGAGTTTTCAGTAATTTCCTTGATAATGATAAAATTGATTTCCAGTTAGGATACGAATTAGATCATACTTCAGGTTATGCAGGATCTATTGCAGGAAGTTTTGCCGGAAATAATGTGACCAGAAAAATATTCAACTATGCAAATTTCATTTCTGCGGAGTGGAATGCAAACAAATGGTTATCCATTCGTCCCGGTTACCGTCTTGCACTTAGTGATAAATTTGATACCCAGCATAACTACTCCTTAACGGTGAGAGGAAAGGCTAATGAAACTACGAATATCCGTTTGGTAGTAGGAAGTGCAAACCGGTTTCCAAATTTTGACGAACTGTATACTTATTTCGTAGATAGTAATCATGATATCCGGGGAAATGAAAATTTAAAACCTGAGGAAGGATTTACAGCTTCATTAAATGCAGACAAAAGGTTTAATGCAATCTCCGGATGGAATTTCAAAGTGGGAGCGAGTGCTACTTACATGAAGCTTAAAAACAGGATTGAAGAATTAATCGTTAATCAGCAGCCATTACAATATAAATATATCAATATAGATAAGTTTAAATCTTATTTATTTGAGGCCAACTTTAGTGCTCAGAAAGATCAGTTCACTTTAGCTGCCAATGCATCTTATTATGGAATTTCAAAAGAATTGTCTTCAGGTGCAGTAAAATCACCAACTGACTTTTTCTATACTTTTGAAGGGAAAGTTGCCGGAAGCTATACTTTACCAAAAGTCAATACCAATTTCTCATTGTTTTACAGATATGTAGGGAAACTTCAAATGTTCGTTCTTGTTCCGGACCTTGCAAACCCTTACTATGAAGTAGGAGAAAGAGGAAACTTCAATATGATGGACTTTATTGTTTCACAACCTTTCTTCAACAGGCATCTTGAAGTAAGTGCAGGTGTTAAAAATATTTTTGATGTATCATCTGTGAGAGATAGTACAGTTGCCGGTACTGCTCACGGTGCTGCAGATCCAACTTCTAATTTATTCTATGGCAGAAGTTACTTTGCCAGATTAAGTTATAACTTCTAAAATCTAAAAAATGAAAAAAATACTGGTTTATCTTTTACTAGGAGCGTCATTTATTTCTCAATCTTGCATCAATGATAATGAAGATCCGATAGCAATATCTAAGACGGATGGCTACGTTGTTGACCCTGCCGTAGGAGGACCCAGCCAGCCTAATCAGGTTTGGTTTGATTTGGGTACAAATACTCAGATGGTTACTAAAAGAACAGACTGGGACCTTGGCTTTTATTCAGGAAGTGAATTTAAAGTTATTCTCAATCCATCAATTATGATGGGAGCTGGAAAAATTGCCAATGCAACCAATATAGATTTAGTTAAAGAATCAGATGTTACTGCCTTAATGAACCAGGTACAGGTAGCCAATTATAATCCTGCCAATATTAGCTATATTGATGATGTTACCGGAAATTTCCCATCTGGTTATACTGCCATAGAAGAGATTAAGGTGATCGATGCTGATAACCCTGTTTATTTAGTTAATATGGGTAAAAATATTTTTACAGGTACAGTTCCGTTAGGTACAGTTACTACAGGAGGAGACAGCAGAGGCTGGATGAAAGTACAGGTAGTAAGACAGGGAGATGCTTATAAAGTAAAATATGCAGAACTTAATTCTACAACGCATACTGAAGTGGTGATTAATAAAAACTCAGCATATAATTACAGCTTTTACAGCTTAAAAAATAAAACAACAGTTACTGTACAGCCGGAGAAGAAAAATTGGGATATTTGTTTCTCTGTATTTGTTAATTCAATCGCAGGAGCAGGTAGTTATATTTATGCAGATTTTACAACGATTAATAACCTTGGTGGAGTTGGAGCTTATGAAGTGAAAGTAACTGCACCTACAACAGGAGCAGCTGCATTTACCAATTTTAAACTTTCAGATATTGATAAATCAAAATTTGTTTATAAAGATCAGCGGGTGATTGGTGGCAACTGGAGAGAAGTAGGACCGGATGGATATCAGGTAAAAGGTGATGTTTTCTACGTAATTAAAGATGCAGAAGGGTATTATTTCAAGTTAAGATTTACCAGATTAACCAACGAAAAGGGAGAGCGTGGATTCCCGCAGTTTGAATACAAACCTTTATTTTAATCAATTTAAGAAATCAAATAATAGTATATCATGAAAAAATTCATTCTTGCAGCCTCTGTTCTTGTAGCAGTATACTCTTGCAAAAAAGCAGAAGGCACAGCAAAAGAAAATACAACAGAAGCAGCTTCGGAAGCGCCGAAAAGCAACAATAAAATTGTAACATTAAACGGTGGAATTACCGAGATCGTAAGCGCTTTGGGCCACGAAAAAGAAATCGTTGGAACAGACGTTACCAGTACTTATCCTGCCTCTTTAAAGACTACAGCAAAAGATTTGGGACACGTAAGATCAATGACCATTGAACCTATTATGGCGGTAAGCCCTACTTTGATTCTTGCTTCTGATAAAGATATCAATCCTGAATTATTAGGTAAAATAAAGTCTTCAGGGATTAAAGTTGACGTTTTTAAACAGGAATACACTGTTGACGGGACCAAAAAATTAATCGAAGAAGTTGCGAAAGCCCTTGGAAATACTGAATATCAGAAATTAAATGATAAAATTGACGCAGACCTTAAACAGGTTCAGCCAATTGCTAAAAAGCCGAAAGTATTATTCATCTATGCCAGAGGTAATATGCTGATGGTATCAGGTAAAAATACACCTATGGCATCATTGATCACCCTTGCAGGTGGAGAAAATGCAGTAAATGATTTCGAAGATTTCAAACCATTAACTCCTGAAGCAGTTGTAAAAGCTAATCCAGATGTATTATTCTTCTTTGAAACAGGCCTTCAGGGAGCTGGAGGAAACGAAGGCGCCCTTAAAATGCCGGGAGTTTCCCAGACCAACGCAGGGAAAAATAAAAAGATCATCGCAATGGATGGAGGTTTAGTATCAGGTTTCGGACCTAGACTAGGAGAAGCAGCAGTAGGATTAAACAAACTTTTAATTGAAAACGCAAAGTAAACTATACTTTTATCTTATTATAAGTGCCATATTGCTGGTTATTCTGGCAGTGGTGGCACTTTATATTGGGGTCTATGATTTTAATGGTGTTTCGCCGTTTACGGTTTTAAGCCAGTTTATTAAAGGAGATCCCGCTCTGTCATTGAGTGATAAATATGTTATATGGGAAGTAAGAACTTCCAGAATTATTATGGCCATTCTGATAGGAAGTATGCTTGCCGTTTCCGGGACTACACTGCAGGGACTTTTTAAAAACCCACTGGCAACAGGAGAGGCAATCGGGTTAACATCAGGAGCAACACTATTGGCTGCATTTGCTATTGTTTTGGGAGGGCATTTTAAAGAGTATCTTCCTGAAATTGTACAATTCTCATTAGTAGGTATTTCTGCTTTTATAGGAGCTTTACTGGCGATGATGCTGGTGTACAGGATCTCTACCAGTGCAGGAAAAACAAATGTTGTCATGATGCTGTTAAGTGGTGTTGCCATTACTTCTATCGGCTTCTCTATTACAGGATTTCTTATTTATATTTCAAAAGATGAACAATTGAGAGATCTTTCATTCTGGAATATGGGAAGTCTTGCAGCAGCTACCTGGACCAAAAATATCGTTTTGGCAGTAGTCATTGTCATTTCTTACACCGTCCTGCTCCCAAAAGGAAAGGCACTCAATGCAATGATGCTGGGTGAAAAAGATGCTCAGCATTTAGGAATTAATGTAGAAAGACTGAAAAAGCAGATCGTAATTATTACCTCTTTGATGATAGGAACCTGTGTGGCATTTTCAGGAACTATTGGATTTGTGGGTCTTATTGTACCTTATATTTTAAGACTTTTATTTAAATCCAATTATGTGTTTATATTACCATTGTCAGCAGTTCTGGGCAGTATTTTACTTTTGATTGCCGACACTATCAGCAGAAGTATTGTGGCACCTTCAGAACTTCCTATTGGTATTCTGACCTCTTTGATCGGAGGACCTATTTTTATTGCTATTTTAATTAAATTTAAAAAATCACTCTAATGATTAAAGCACATCAGATCAATTACCATCACCGGAATTTTAAAATTCTGGATAGTGTTGATGTCTCTTTAGATTACGGTGAATTTTTAGCAATCGTAGGACCAAATGGAGCAGGAAAATCAAGTCTTCTGAGCATTTTGGCAAATGAGGTAAAAGATGGTAAATCTAAAATACTATTTAAAGATAAACCTATCGGAGATTGGGAAGTGAGAGAATTGTCTCAGCATAAAGCTAAGTTTTCCCAGCACAATTCCAATGAAATTCCTTTACAGGTAAAAGATGTTGTCATGATGGGAAGGTATCCGTATTTTGATGCCCAGCCCGGAAAAGAAGATCTTGAAGCCATGAACAATATGATGTATGAAACCGATATTTTTCATTTGAAAGAAAGGGAATATAACACCCTTTCAGGAGGAGAAAAACAGCGTGTACATCTTTCAAGAGTAATGGCTCAGCTGCAGAATGAGATCACCCACAAATTAGTTTTTTTGGATGAACCTTTGAATAATCTTGATATAAAACATCAGTACAAAGCACTGGAGATCATTAAGAACTTTACTAAAAAAGCCAACAGTGCTATTGTTGTTCTGCATGATCTGAATCTTGCCGCACAGTTTGCAGATAAGATTTTATTAATGAAATCAGGAAAAGTTTCTGCCTATGGAACCCCGGAGGAAGTGTTTACTGCAGATAATATCAGCAAAGCGTATAACTTTCCATGTACCATATGCGGACATCCTATTACTAATAACCCAATGATCATTTTTGGATAACCATGGAAAAAGAAGAACTAAAAATCCTTGCACAGAATCTTGCCAATCCTCAGGGTGATAAAGGTATTGAGATCGGTGAAATGATGAATGCCACTAACATCGGAATGACGTTAGAAAGTATCAGAACACTTCTGATTGAAGACAATGAACATATTCTTGAAATAGGTCACGGAAATGCAGGCCATCTGAAAAATATTTTAAAATTAGCCGCCAATTTGAAATATACAGGAATTGATGTTTCCGAAACAATGTATAACGAAGCCAGAAAATTGAATAAGGAATTCAGCAGCCAGGCAGACTTTATATTGTATGAAGGAACAAAACTCCCTTTTG
This genomic window from Chryseobacterium sp. MEBOG06 contains:
- a CDS encoding heme ABC transporter ATP-binding protein, with product MIKAHQINYHHRNFKILDSVDVSLDYGEFLAIVGPNGAGKSSLLSILANEVKDGKSKILFKDKPIGDWEVRELSQHKAKFSQHNSNEIPLQVKDVVMMGRYPYFDAQPGKEDLEAMNNMMYETDIFHLKEREYNTLSGGEKQRVHLSRVMAQLQNEITHKLVFLDEPLNNLDIKHQYKALEIIKNFTKKANSAIVVLHDLNLAAQFADKILLMKSGKVSAYGTPEEVFTADNISKAYNFPCTICGHPITNNPMIIFG
- a CDS encoding hemin ABC transporter substrate-binding protein, whose translation is MKKFILAASVLVAVYSCKKAEGTAKENTTEAASEAPKSNNKIVTLNGGITEIVSALGHEKEIVGTDVTSTYPASLKTTAKDLGHVRSMTIEPIMAVSPTLILASDKDINPELLGKIKSSGIKVDVFKQEYTVDGTKKLIEEVAKALGNTEYQKLNDKIDADLKQVQPIAKKPKVLFIYARGNMLMVSGKNTPMASLITLAGGENAVNDFEDFKPLTPEAVVKANPDVLFFFETGLQGAGGNEGALKMPGVSQTNAGKNKKIIAMDGGLVSGFGPRLGEAAVGLNKLLIENAK
- a CDS encoding FecCD family ABC transporter permease; translation: MKTQSKLYFYLIISAILLVILAVVALYIGVYDFNGVSPFTVLSQFIKGDPALSLSDKYVIWEVRTSRIIMAILIGSMLAVSGTTLQGLFKNPLATGEAIGLTSGATLLAAFAIVLGGHFKEYLPEIVQFSLVGISAFIGALLAMMLVYRISTSAGKTNVVMMLLSGVAITSIGFSITGFLIYISKDEQLRDLSFWNMGSLAAATWTKNIVLAVVIVISYTVLLPKGKALNAMMLGEKDAQHLGINVERLKKQIVIITSLMIGTCVAFSGTIGFVGLIVPYILRLLFKSNYVFILPLSAVLGSILLLIADTISRSIVAPSELPIGILTSLIGGPIFIAILIKFKKSL
- a CDS encoding class I SAM-dependent methyltransferase, with amino-acid sequence MEKEELKILAQNLANPQGDKGIEIGEMMNATNIGMTLESIRTLLIEDNEHILEIGHGNAGHLKNILKLAANLKYTGIDVSETMYNEARKLNKEFSSQADFILYEGTKLPFENEVFDKIFTVNTVYFWENPVDFLNEVYRVLKDDGTFVLTFGQREFMEKLPFTEYDFTLYHNNEMEELVSKTHFKRMKISEKEENIKSKTGNETIHRIYTVLTIKK
- a CDS encoding HmuY family protein; translated protein: MKKILVYLLLGASFISQSCINDNEDPIAISKTDGYVVDPAVGGPSQPNQVWFDLGTNTQMVTKRTDWDLGFYSGSEFKVILNPSIMMGAGKIANATNIDLVKESDVTALMNQVQVANYNPANISYIDDVTGNFPSGYTAIEEIKVIDADNPVYLVNMGKNIFTGTVPLGTVTTGGDSRGWMKVQVVRQGDAYKVKYAELNSTTHTEVVINKNSAYNYSFYSLKNKTTVTVQPEKKNWDICFSVFVNSIAGAGSYIYADFTTINNLGGVGAYEVKVTAPTTGAAAFTNFKLSDIDKSKFVYKDQRVIGGNWREVGPDGYQVKGDVFYVIKDAEGYYFKLRFTRLTNEKGERGFPQFEYKPLF